DNA sequence from the Ovis canadensis isolate MfBH-ARS-UI-01 breed Bighorn chromosome 2, ARS-UI_OviCan_v2, whole genome shotgun sequence genome:
TTTTCTCCGTGAAGCCCACAGCGCCCAGCAGAATACCAGACACATGGTAGGCTCCCCAGCGCTGACTGAACAGACATTAGACTGACAGGAACACCACTCTGCGGACCACCGGACATCCGGAAGGAGGCGGGAGGACGCGGCCGTCAGAGAAGGGTGCGCCAGGCCCTCAGCCACTGGTCTCTGGGGGAACCACCACTCACAGGTCCCTGAAGCCCCCACGGGCGGCTTGGGCCCCACCCCGGCACTCACGTGCTCACACTCCCTGCGTCCCCCGAAAGGGACTGCCCACCCTGCCCCATCCATGACCACAGAAGGCAGCACTTCCAAACAAGTTATTTATTTGCATACGGAAAACAAGACCTCGGCCAGGGGCCCAAGGGCAGGAAGGGCGCGCCGGGCTTCCTGCACCAACCCCCACTCACCTGCAAGGAGTGGGGAGGTCTACAGACTTCAactctcccatccccacccacccTATCCCCTACTCAAAAATAATTCTCCCTTGCCCCGTTAAAACCTACTCCATCAAAAGAATGGGACCGCCCAAGAGAAACGCCAGGAAAAAGCAAGCAACTGTTAAGCGTGGAGATGGCAGCTGGCCACTCGATCCCAGTGACAGACTAGCCCCTCGAAGGGTTACCCTGTCCTCCCACGGGGTGAATCCCAGTCTTGAAACAAGATAAAACCCTAGAGCCTAAAACAGTCTCCCATGACCTTTGAATTCCAAAGCCAGCTAACCCCACCCCGGCCCAGCCTCCCGCTGGGATGAGCCCCCCATGGCCTTCTGAGGGGAGCTGGGCCGCAGCAGCAGACCAGCTGGCTACATCCTGAAGCTCTCGTCATACTCCTGCTTTGTCAGCCACTCGGACTTGTACGTCGACAGGTGAGCCACCACGGACGCTCCCAGCCAGACGCTAAAGTGCCTGCTGGAGCCCGCAAACACGGAAGCCTTGGTGGGGGCGAAATGGCTGTCGAGCAGCTGGTAGAGACGCGTGGTGAAGCCAGGGTAGAGGGTGTTGCCCCCGCAGGGCACCACGTGGGAGGCGAGCAGCGGGCACAGGCTGGCCTCGCAGGCCTCGATGGACTCCATGGTGGCCTGGGAGAGGCTGGGCCCCTGCAGGTCGAACACCTGGGGGCTGAAGAACATCTCGGGGGCCAGCCGCTGCAGGGGGGTCAGCTCCACCGCGGTGCCGTCTGGCAGGTGGTAGCTGTTGCTCTCGTCGGCGCCGCTCGGCAGGCCCTGATAGAAGTCCAGCTCCTCCCCCAGGTTCTGCGGCACGTAGCATTTATGCATCTGGGTGCTGGCCACGGTGTCCAGCTGGAACAGGTTGTGGCGATTGTAATCTTCCTTGAAGAGGCTCTTGAAGAGATAGGCCGAGAGGTCCTGGCCCGCGAACTCCAGCGTCTTTGTCCCGGGCCGCAGCGGGCGGCCCAGGTGGAAGGGCTGCACGCGGGTCAGGCCACAACCTGAGTCCACCACCACGCCCGTCAGCAGGCCGGACGAGTACAGCGACATCTCCAGCTGGTCGGCCAGAAGCACAGACGGCACATCCAGCAACTCGAACATGATCTGCAGGAGGGGAGCAGACAGAACTCAGCGCGCCCCCCAGGGCAGTGCCGGCAGAGTGCTCACCCTGGGGGGACTCGGGAAGGGTCCTGGAGGGTCAGAAAAAGCCAGGCTGGCCCTTGGGAGCTGCTTGACGATGGCCTTTCAGAAGACCGTTctggcagaggggcagggagagCCTCAGCATGTGCGCGCAGGCGCTGAGACGCCTGGCTGTGT
Encoded proteins:
- the ACTL8 gene encoding actin-like protein 8, which encodes MSARTIIIDHGSAFLKAGLSGWNEPQLVLPSVVNYIPCRENPGPSYARRRVSLGIDICRPDTFSYPVQRGRVINWEGVEHIWSFILEKHRLEHGDFPVIVTESPLKEPVDRQKTLEIMFELLDVPSVLLADQLEMSLYSSGLLTGVVVDSGCGLTRVQPFHLGRPLRPGTKTLEFAGQDLSAYLFKSLFKEDYNRHNLFQLDTVASTQMHKCYVPQNLGEELDFYQGLPSGADESNSYHLPDGTAVELTPLQRLAPEMFFSPQVFDLQGPSLSQATMESIEACEASLCPLLASHVVPCGGNTLYPGFTTRLYQLLDSHFAPTKASVFAGSSRHFSVWLGASVVAHLSTYKSEWLTKQEYDESFRM